Proteins from one Streptomyces roseifaciens genomic window:
- a CDS encoding aldo/keto reductase, whose translation MEFRRLGASGLMVPALSMGAGTFGGRGELFGAWGDTDAEEARRLIDICLEAGLNMFDTADVYSAGASEEVLGAAIKGRRDEVIISTKAGLPMGDGPADAGTSRSRLIKAVEDALRRLGTDYIDLFQLHAFDAGTPVEEVLSTLDDLVRAGKIRYTGVSNFAGWQLMKSLGTADKHGYQRYAAHQVYYSLIGRDYEWELMPLGLDQGVGAVVWSPLGWGRLTGKIRRDKPLPAGSRLHATADYGPPVDDELLFRVVDTLDEIALETGKTVPQIALNWLLQRPTVSSVIIGARNEAQLRQNLGAVGWNLTADQVARLDAASATTAPYPYFPYERQEGFARLNPHPVRRGAGAAGEA comes from the coding sequence GTGGAATTCCGACGACTGGGCGCTTCAGGACTGATGGTTCCGGCGCTGAGCATGGGCGCGGGCACGTTCGGCGGGCGCGGAGAGCTCTTCGGCGCCTGGGGCGACACCGACGCCGAGGAAGCACGCCGCCTCATCGACATCTGCCTCGAGGCAGGTCTCAACATGTTCGACACCGCCGACGTCTACTCCGCCGGCGCTTCGGAAGAGGTGCTCGGCGCCGCGATCAAGGGCCGCCGCGACGAGGTCATCATCTCCACCAAGGCGGGGCTGCCGATGGGCGACGGCCCGGCGGACGCGGGAACCTCGCGCTCACGCCTCATCAAGGCCGTCGAGGACGCCCTGCGCCGCCTCGGCACCGACTACATCGACCTCTTCCAGCTCCACGCCTTCGACGCGGGCACCCCCGTGGAGGAAGTCCTCTCCACGCTCGACGACCTCGTACGGGCCGGGAAGATCCGCTACACCGGCGTCTCCAACTTCGCCGGCTGGCAGCTGATGAAGTCCCTCGGCACCGCCGACAAGCACGGCTACCAGCGCTACGCCGCGCACCAGGTCTACTACTCCCTCATAGGCCGCGACTACGAGTGGGAGCTCATGCCGCTCGGCCTCGACCAGGGCGTCGGCGCCGTCGTCTGGAGCCCCCTGGGCTGGGGACGCCTCACCGGCAAGATCCGCCGGGACAAGCCGCTGCCGGCCGGCAGCCGTCTGCACGCCACCGCGGACTACGGCCCTCCCGTGGACGACGAACTCCTGTTCCGCGTGGTCGACACCCTCGACGAGATCGCCCTCGAAACCGGGAAGACCGTGCCGCAGATCGCCCTCAACTGGCTGTTGCAGCGCCCGACGGTCTCCTCCGTCATCATCGGCGCCCGCAACGAGGCGCAGCTGCGGCAGAACCTCGGCGCGGTGGGATGGAACCTGACCGCCGATCAGGTGGCAAGGCTCGACGCCGCGAGCGCCACGACCGCGCCGTACCCGTACTTCCCCTACGAGCGCCAGGAGGGCTTCGCCCGCCTCAACCCGCACCCGGTCCGGCGCGGAGCGGGCGCCGCCGGCGAGGCGTAG
- a CDS encoding glutathione peroxidase, whose amino-acid sequence MSIHDVEIGALQGGPANLAQYRGKAVLVVNVASKCGLTPQYAALEKLHAHYAPRGFTVLGVPCNQFMGQEPGSAEEIASFCSATYGVTFPMTEKTDVNGERRHPLYAALVGTADAEGHTGDIRWNFEKFLIAQDGSVAARFSPQTEPDAAEVVSAIEAALPA is encoded by the coding sequence GTGTCCATCCACGACGTGGAGATCGGCGCCCTCCAGGGCGGCCCCGCGAATCTCGCGCAGTACCGCGGCAAGGCCGTCCTGGTCGTCAACGTCGCCTCGAAGTGCGGCCTGACCCCGCAGTACGCGGCGCTGGAGAAGCTGCACGCGCACTACGCGCCGCGCGGCTTCACGGTGCTGGGCGTCCCGTGCAACCAGTTCATGGGCCAGGAGCCCGGATCCGCCGAGGAGATCGCCTCCTTCTGCTCGGCCACCTACGGCGTGACCTTCCCGATGACGGAGAAGACCGACGTCAACGGCGAGCGGCGGCACCCCCTGTACGCCGCCCTCGTGGGCACGGCGGACGCCGAGGGTCACACCGGCGACATCCGCTGGAACTTCGAGAAGTTCCTCATCGCCCAGGACGGCAGCGTCGCCGCCCGCTTCAGCCCGCAGACCGAGCCCGACGCCGCCGAGGTCGTCTCGGCCATCGAAGCGGCCCTGCCCGCCTGA
- a CDS encoding tetratricopeptide repeat protein has protein sequence MTFTSTDAVRHYEKALESLLFFRPEVTAEAEALVTDSPRSVMGNVLLAYLSLLGTEEKDAAAARKTFEDFRRGVHLSEVTPRERMHIEAASSWLNGDILGAGRVLGELHVAHPRDALALAVAHQIDFFTGNAVLLRDRIGGALSAWDEDDPHYGLLLGMYAFGLEEAGHYAQSEQAGLAAVERNARDVWGIHAVVHAYEMTGRFADGIRYLDERTADWADGNYLHVHNYWHYALYNLEAGRTDRVLDVYDAVLHNEESAGLAMEMLDAASLLWRLYLTGTGTGSDVGPGAGIDTGDRWAVLSDAWTARQDGAYYAFNDAHAVMAHVGADRMAEAESLIRDREAWVRQAGPHTAGLSNLPMTAEVGLPVCRALVAYGKRRYDDVVGLLLPIRHRLQTFGGSHAQRDAVQRTLVEAAVRSGQHDIARMLLSERINVRPLCPYNWGAQARLAERLGDTAGAGAARRRAAQQASAAAAGA, from the coding sequence ATGACGTTCACCAGCACTGATGCGGTGCGGCACTACGAGAAGGCGCTGGAGTCCCTGCTCTTCTTCCGCCCGGAGGTCACCGCCGAGGCGGAGGCGCTGGTCACCGACTCGCCGCGCTCGGTCATGGGCAACGTCCTCCTGGCGTACCTCAGTCTGCTGGGCACGGAGGAGAAGGACGCGGCGGCGGCGCGGAAGACCTTCGAGGACTTCCGCCGGGGCGTGCACCTTTCGGAGGTGACTCCGCGGGAGCGGATGCACATCGAGGCCGCCTCGTCCTGGCTGAACGGCGACATCCTGGGAGCCGGCCGCGTGCTCGGCGAGCTCCACGTGGCCCACCCGCGGGACGCGCTGGCCCTGGCCGTGGCCCATCAGATCGACTTCTTCACCGGCAACGCCGTGCTGCTGCGCGACCGCATCGGCGGGGCGCTGTCCGCCTGGGACGAGGACGACCCGCACTACGGCCTGCTGCTCGGCATGTACGCGTTCGGTCTCGAGGAAGCGGGGCACTACGCGCAGTCGGAGCAGGCGGGCCTGGCCGCCGTGGAGCGCAACGCCCGCGACGTGTGGGGGATCCACGCCGTCGTGCACGCCTACGAGATGACGGGCCGGTTCGCGGACGGGATCCGCTATCTGGACGAGCGGACGGCCGACTGGGCGGACGGCAATTACCTCCATGTCCACAACTACTGGCACTACGCCCTCTACAACCTGGAGGCGGGCCGCACCGACCGGGTCCTCGACGTCTACGACGCCGTCCTCCACAACGAGGAATCGGCCGGGCTGGCGATGGAGATGCTGGACGCGGCGTCCCTGCTGTGGCGGCTCTATCTGACAGGCACAGGCACAGGCAGCGATGTCGGACCCGGCGCCGGCATCGACACGGGTGACCGCTGGGCCGTGCTCTCCGACGCCTGGACGGCACGACAGGACGGCGCCTACTACGCCTTCAACGACGCGCATGCCGTCATGGCCCACGTCGGGGCCGACCGGATGGCCGAGGCCGAGAGCCTCATCCGGGACCGGGAGGCCTGGGTGCGGCAGGCCGGCCCGCACACGGCCGGCCTGTCCAACCTGCCGATGACCGCAGAGGTCGGCCTGCCGGTGTGCCGGGCGCTCGTCGCCTACGGCAAGCGCCGCTACGACGACGTCGTCGGCCTCCTGCTCCCGATCAGGCACCGACTCCAGACGTTCGGAGGAAGCCACGCGCAGCGGGACGCCGTCCAGCGGACCCTGGTGGAGGCAGCCGTGCGCAGCGGGCAGCACGACATCGCGCGCATGCTGCTGAGCGAACGCATCAACGTCCGCCCCTTGTGCCCGTACAACTGGGGCGCGCAGGCCCGGCTCGCCGAACGGCTCGGCGACACGGCGGGGGCCGGCGCGGCGCGCCGACGTGCCGCGCAGCAGGCGTCGGCGGCAGCGGCCGGGGCCTGA
- a CDS encoding ADP-ribosylating toxin produces MRQAQQIGQAKPARRRPAFQRVFATTAFAGMMAAASAELAHAAPTPAPGGDRISQAKQTGLEGFHGYKPGHLDSILEGLRPVGTAGNHDPNWKGLYLAETTGHAAGYSTDEAGTAAGGVVRVTLPDEVNVATVHLAHKADETDEAFLKRQLDFVKNEFGVPDGKPLMDALGEKNTVLKIADDGTGQSELIVPWKMAERGKAEKAVEFRGKNSALDAAIYAAAPANCLAPTGRAKRSADRCLPVDWDKVEEKAKATAKKVAQDAEHAERLPKRNPKGPTWGEAHSTAELTHAKVREVSGTHVAATAAGVGTWVYGMAKTFSDKDATTLDKVAVTGAVVPGLGQALGIADGIQHGDPEAVAVNAVALAALAAAQVVPVVGEVVDAVLLTEQLVEVLVDVFRAATADPPPAPRLDTGALPILPVPRADLPCSVWWTYMDVLWETAGKVPANEKVPAKTQVVVRERGGSEYAYPVADGKSPGWLVPHGLGSSRTFDVFYRLKTDQGRVLESKQRAVVQAKAEVAQCNTLVWNEDWQR; encoded by the coding sequence ATGAGGCAGGCGCAGCAAATAGGGCAGGCGAAACCGGCGAGACGGCGACCCGCCTTCCAGCGCGTGTTCGCCACCACGGCCTTCGCCGGGATGATGGCGGCCGCCTCCGCAGAGCTCGCCCACGCCGCCCCCACTCCCGCGCCCGGCGGCGACCGGATATCCCAGGCGAAGCAGACCGGGCTGGAAGGCTTCCACGGCTACAAACCCGGCCACCTCGACTCGATCCTCGAAGGGTTGCGCCCCGTGGGCACCGCCGGGAACCACGACCCCAACTGGAAGGGGCTCTACCTGGCCGAGACCACCGGGCACGCCGCGGGGTACAGCACCGACGAGGCGGGTACGGCGGCCGGCGGAGTGGTGCGGGTGACGCTCCCGGACGAGGTGAACGTGGCCACGGTCCACCTCGCGCACAAGGCGGACGAGACCGACGAGGCCTTCCTGAAGCGGCAGCTGGACTTCGTCAAGAACGAGTTCGGCGTACCCGACGGCAAGCCGCTGATGGACGCCCTCGGCGAGAAGAACACCGTCCTGAAGATCGCCGACGACGGGACCGGCCAGAGCGAGCTCATCGTCCCGTGGAAGATGGCGGAGCGAGGGAAGGCCGAGAAGGCCGTCGAATTCAGGGGGAAGAACTCCGCCCTGGACGCCGCGATCTACGCGGCAGCCCCGGCCAACTGCCTCGCCCCCACCGGGCGCGCGAAGCGGTCGGCGGACCGCTGCCTGCCCGTGGACTGGGACAAGGTCGAGGAGAAGGCCAAGGCCACGGCCAAGAAGGTCGCCCAGGACGCCGAGCACGCGGAGCGGTTGCCGAAGCGCAACCCGAAGGGCCCGACCTGGGGCGAGGCCCACTCCACCGCGGAGCTCACCCACGCCAAGGTCCGCGAAGTCAGCGGCACCCACGTGGCCGCAACCGCCGCCGGCGTCGGGACCTGGGTCTACGGCATGGCGAAGACCTTCTCCGACAAGGACGCCACCACCCTCGACAAGGTCGCCGTCACCGGAGCCGTCGTCCCCGGCCTCGGGCAGGCCCTCGGCATCGCCGACGGGATCCAGCACGGCGACCCCGAGGCCGTCGCCGTCAACGCCGTGGCCCTCGCCGCCCTCGCGGCCGCCCAGGTCGTACCCGTCGTCGGCGAGGTCGTCGACGCCGTCCTCCTCACCGAACAGCTCGTCGAGGTGCTCGTCGACGTCTTCCGCGCCGCGACGGCCGACCCGCCCCCGGCGCCGCGCCTCGACACGGGCGCCCTGCCGATCCTGCCCGTGCCGCGCGCCGACCTGCCCTGCAGCGTGTGGTGGACGTACATGGACGTCCTCTGGGAGACGGCCGGGAAGGTCCCGGCGAACGAGAAGGTGCCCGCGAAGACGCAGGTCGTGGTCAGGGAGCGCGGCGGGAGCGAGTACGCCTACCCCGTGGCAGACGGGAAGTCCCCCGGCTGGCTGGTTCCCCACGGGCTCGGCTCCAGCCGGACCTTCGACGTCTTCTACCGGCTGAAGACGGACCAGGGCCGGGTCCTGGAGTCGAAGCAGCGCGCCGTCGTCCAGGCGAAGGCCGAGGTGGCCCAGTGCAACACCCTCGTCTGGAACGAGGACTGGCAGCGCTGA
- a CDS encoding alkene reductase, which translates to MSTTSAMSAMSAMPPTAGDALLRCADLGDFRLPNRVVMAPLTRARATNPGLVPTDLHALYYGQRAGAGLIVTEGTWVSERAIGFVNVPGVYSEQQVAGWRRVTDVVHALGGRIVLQLWHTGAASHPDHLRGALPAGPSAVDPHERSFTPDGFKDTVTPREMTLADIEDTVGEYRVAALNARRAGFDGVEVHAVGPFLIPQFLNPRLNLRSDAYGGDRAGRRRLLLEIVDAVTAVWEGRRVGVRLSPYWSSGDRFTAGEETLSDYDALVAELNRRPVAYLHLRGRDMAGPGAAPDLGAFARYRRLFDGPLIANLGFDRASANAAIEAGIADAVSFGTRFIANPDLVTRFALGHDLAAGDPGTYYSGGAGGYVDYPASGG; encoded by the coding sequence ATGAGCACGACGAGCGCGATGAGCGCCATGAGCGCAATGCCGCCGACCGCCGGGGACGCGCTGCTGCGCTGCGCGGACCTGGGAGACTTCCGGCTGCCGAACCGGGTCGTGATGGCTCCGCTCACCCGGGCCCGCGCGACCAACCCCGGCCTGGTGCCGACGGATCTGCACGCCCTCTACTACGGCCAGCGGGCCGGCGCCGGGCTGATCGTCACGGAGGGGACCTGGGTGAGCGAGCGGGCGATCGGCTTCGTGAACGTTCCCGGCGTCTACAGCGAGCAGCAGGTCGCCGGATGGCGACGGGTGACCGATGTCGTGCACGCCCTCGGCGGCCGGATCGTGCTGCAGCTGTGGCACACCGGTGCCGCCTCGCACCCCGATCACCTCCGGGGCGCGCTGCCCGCCGGGCCGTCGGCGGTCGATCCGCACGAGCGGTCCTTCACGCCGGACGGGTTCAAGGACACCGTCACTCCCCGGGAGATGACCCTTGCCGACATCGAGGACACGGTCGGCGAATACCGGGTGGCCGCGCTGAACGCCCGGCGTGCCGGGTTCGACGGGGTCGAGGTCCATGCCGTCGGCCCGTTCCTGATTCCCCAGTTCCTCAATCCGCGGCTGAACCTCCGTTCCGATGCCTACGGAGGTGATCGTGCCGGCCGCCGGCGCCTGCTGCTGGAGATCGTCGACGCGGTCACCGCCGTGTGGGAGGGGCGGCGCGTCGGCGTCCGGTTGTCGCCGTACTGGTCCTCGGGCGACCGTTTCACGGCCGGCGAGGAGACCCTTTCCGACTACGACGCCCTGGTGGCGGAGCTCAACCGCCGCCCGGTGGCCTATCTCCACCTGCGCGGCCGGGACATGGCCGGGCCGGGCGCCGCCCCCGACCTCGGCGCGTTCGCACGGTACCGGCGCCTGTTCGACGGCCCCTTGATCGCGAACCTCGGCTTCGACCGCGCGTCGGCGAACGCCGCGATCGAGGCCGGGATCGCCGACGCCGTGTCGTTCGGGACCCGCTTCATCGCCAACCCCGACCTGGTCACCCGGTTCGCCCTCGGCCACGACCTGGCAGCCGGTGACCCGGGCACGTACTACTCCGGCGGGGCGGGCGGCTACGTCGACTACCCCGCGAGCGGGGGCTGA
- a CDS encoding helix-turn-helix transcriptional regulator: MNDAELGICLRAWRDRLAPAEAGLPAGPRRRAPGLRRQELATLAGLSVEYLARLEQGRAGRPSAAVLGPLARALRLTGDERDHLFRLAGHAPPTPAVAPARVTPGLQRIIDRLHDAAVMVVDRGWNVVLANPPAIALLGDEATGADGERNVLRRHFTGRPSRVIRTPAEAADFEAYAVADLRASLGRFPGDPRLRELAGELRAASPRFAELWARTDVAASTSQRKTVQHPDAGRLTLDCDVLEATGSALRLVVYTAAPGTPDHRALALLTAEFCAA; this comes from the coding sequence ATGAACGACGCCGAACTGGGCATCTGCCTGCGCGCCTGGCGCGACCGCCTGGCGCCCGCCGAGGCCGGGCTGCCGGCGGGGCCGCGCCGCCGCGCACCAGGCCTGCGCCGTCAGGAGCTCGCCACGCTGGCCGGACTCTCCGTCGAGTACCTGGCCCGGCTCGAACAGGGCCGCGCGGGAAGGCCGTCCGCCGCCGTCCTGGGGCCTCTCGCACGCGCACTGCGGCTGACCGGGGACGAACGCGACCACCTGTTCCGGCTGGCCGGCCACGCACCGCCCACGCCCGCCGTCGCACCCGCCCGCGTCACACCGGGACTGCAGCGGATCATCGACCGGCTGCACGATGCCGCGGTGATGGTGGTGGACCGGGGCTGGAACGTCGTCCTCGCCAACCCGCCGGCGATCGCCCTGCTCGGCGACGAGGCGACGGGCGCCGACGGAGAACGCAACGTCCTGCGGCGGCACTTCACCGGACGTCCCTCCCGAGTGATCCGCACACCCGCCGAAGCCGCGGACTTCGAGGCGTACGCCGTCGCCGACCTGCGCGCGAGCCTCGGACGCTTCCCCGGCGACCCCCGGCTGCGAGAACTCGCCGGCGAACTACGGGCGGCAAGCCCCCGCTTCGCGGAACTGTGGGCCCGCACCGACGTCGCCGCGAGCACCTCGCAGCGCAAGACCGTCCAGCACCCCGACGCCGGACGACTGACGCTCGACTGCGACGTACTGGAAGCCACCGGCTCGGCCCTCCGCCTGGTCGTCTACACCGCCGCACCGGGCACTCCCGACCACCGGGCCCTGGCGCTGCTCACCGCAGAGTTCTGCGCGGCGTAG
- a CDS encoding CaiB/BaiF CoA transferase family protein, giving the protein MSRAFSGVRVLDLTHVLAGPFAAYQLGVLGADVIKIEPPDRPDFVRGRGPDPELNRQLRGINYQVQGGGKRAMTLDLRTSGGREVFRALVRTADVVVENYRAGALDRLGVGYEDLSAINPELIHCSMTGYGRSGPRAEVNAYDNVVQAASGVIARCDGHKPNLAFIDYGSGYNAAFAIAAALYARTRDGRGQRIDCAMFDTALMLMGPAVSAQLHPGVREEPVQESGLGAYETADGVFVLGTPTPDQNRRLWSALATEGHPHPRFEALSTLDELREHSDAMRDALREIFRTQSAAWWEEWIHRRGLPGERVRTLAEAVDEEQLKHRPFLQPAQDGDPPVPVAAFGFAHDGPSRDRPAPGFGEHTVEILQELGLSPADIDDLRAEGAI; this is encoded by the coding sequence GTGTCGCGTGCCTTCTCCGGTGTGCGGGTCCTCGACCTGACGCACGTGCTGGCCGGTCCGTTCGCGGCCTACCAACTGGGTGTGCTCGGCGCGGACGTGATCAAGATCGAGCCGCCGGACCGGCCCGACTTCGTCCGGGGCCGCGGCCCGGACCCCGAGCTCAACAGGCAGCTGCGCGGAATCAACTATCAAGTCCAGGGCGGCGGCAAGCGCGCGATGACCCTCGATCTCAGGACCTCCGGCGGCCGTGAGGTCTTCCGGGCCCTGGTGCGGACGGCCGACGTGGTCGTCGAGAACTACCGTGCCGGAGCGCTCGACCGGCTCGGCGTCGGATACGAGGACCTGTCGGCGATCAACCCCGAGCTCATTCACTGCTCGATGACCGGCTACGGGCGGAGCGGCCCCCGGGCCGAGGTCAACGCGTACGACAACGTGGTGCAGGCCGCGTCCGGCGTCATCGCACGCTGCGACGGCCACAAGCCCAACCTGGCCTTCATCGACTACGGGAGCGGCTACAACGCCGCATTCGCGATAGCCGCCGCGCTGTACGCCCGTACCCGCGACGGGCGGGGGCAGCGGATCGACTGTGCCATGTTCGACACGGCCCTGATGCTCATGGGACCGGCGGTGTCCGCGCAACTCCACCCCGGGGTACGGGAGGAGCCCGTACAGGAGAGCGGCCTGGGCGCGTACGAGACGGCGGACGGCGTGTTCGTCCTCGGCACCCCGACGCCGGACCAGAACCGGCGCCTGTGGTCGGCGCTCGCCACCGAGGGACATCCGCACCCCCGGTTCGAGGCGCTGAGCACCCTGGACGAGCTCCGCGAGCACAGCGACGCGATGCGCGACGCCCTGCGCGAGATCTTCCGGACCCAGAGCGCGGCCTGGTGGGAGGAGTGGATCCACCGCCGGGGCCTTCCCGGCGAGCGGGTCCGGACCCTCGCGGAAGCGGTGGACGAGGAGCAGCTGAAGCACAGGCCGTTCCTGCAGCCGGCACAGGACGGCGACCCGCCCGTACCGGTCGCCGCCTTCGGCTTCGCCCACGACGGCCCGAGCCGGGACCGGCCGGCGCCCGGGTTCGGCGAGCACACGGTCGAGATCCTGCAGGAGCTTGGCCTTTCCCCGGCGGACATCGACGACCTCCGGGCCGAGGGCGCCATCTGA
- a CDS encoding response regulator: MTRPTEPNEAREDGRLRVILADDHTVMRAGVIALLASEPAIEIVGEAGDGRAAVELVERLRPDVALIDLRMPVLDGVAATAEIVSGGTGTRVLILTTYDTDAEIERAVEAGAIGYLLKDTTRDQLADAIRSAARGETVLAPRVAQKLVARMRRPVQVPLTAREADVLDAVADGLSNADIGKRLVIAEATVKTHLLRVFAKLGVSDRTHAVVVAIERGLLQRPGRDALG, encoded by the coding sequence ATGACACGACCGACGGAACCGAACGAGGCGCGCGAGGACGGCCGGCTGCGCGTCATCCTGGCGGACGACCACACCGTCATGCGCGCGGGAGTGATCGCGCTGCTGGCCTCGGAGCCCGCCATCGAGATCGTCGGCGAGGCGGGCGACGGGCGCGCGGCCGTCGAACTCGTCGAGAGGCTCCGCCCCGACGTGGCGCTGATCGACCTGCGCATGCCCGTCCTGGACGGGGTGGCCGCGACCGCCGAGATCGTCTCGGGCGGGACGGGCACCCGCGTGCTGATCCTCACGACGTACGACACCGACGCCGAGATCGAGCGCGCGGTGGAGGCCGGTGCCATCGGCTACCTCCTCAAGGACACCACGCGCGACCAGCTCGCCGACGCCATCCGGTCCGCGGCCCGCGGCGAGACCGTCCTGGCGCCCCGGGTCGCGCAGAAACTGGTCGCCCGCATGCGGCGGCCGGTCCAGGTCCCGCTGACCGCCCGCGAGGCGGACGTCCTCGACGCGGTCGCCGACGGACTCTCCAACGCCGACATCGGCAAGCGCCTCGTCATCGCCGAAGCCACGGTGAAGACCCACCTGCTGCGGGTCTTCGCCAAGCTCGGCGTCAGCGACCGTACCCACGCGGTGGTCGTCGCCATCGAACGAGGGCTGCTGCAGCGGCCCGGGCGGGACGCACTCGGCTGA
- a CDS encoding sensor histidine kinase — protein MNSPPQPPGHQHWIRRLRRWNAACWVLLGLAPSVIGVQNDSGAPKYGALAVLAVLAAGYATAELVPGNRVLRPAGYLWVLALGLGAMAGLPGGGAALFIVSLPHFWIFARRPRSAVVLSGVAAAATVAGGIARSGEFLSGNAAFALIGYAAGVLVGLMVHRIVREGDERADLLGAELEDAQQRLAEAHRRQGAVEERERLAREIHDTLAQGFASIIVLAEAARSHLGTDPGRTAQQLLSIEQTARENFAEARVLVGSAPQSGLAPGSVALTLRRTLDRFAEDTGLTVDAELPDVDCDQQTRIALLRCTQESLANVRKHAAASTVGVVLGLHPHGVELEITDDGCGFVVEEAGGFGLDGMRKRLAELGGELTVTSSPGDGTRVLALLHANGQV, from the coding sequence ATGAACTCCCCGCCGCAGCCACCTGGCCATCAGCACTGGATACGCAGACTCCGCCGGTGGAACGCCGCCTGCTGGGTACTCCTCGGACTGGCGCCCTCGGTCATCGGCGTCCAGAACGACTCCGGCGCGCCGAAGTACGGGGCACTGGCCGTCCTCGCCGTGCTCGCCGCCGGATACGCGACCGCGGAGCTGGTCCCCGGAAACCGGGTGCTGCGGCCGGCCGGGTACCTGTGGGTGCTGGCCCTGGGCCTTGGCGCGATGGCCGGGCTTCCGGGCGGCGGCGCGGCACTGTTCATCGTGTCGCTGCCCCACTTCTGGATCTTCGCCCGGCGTCCGCGGTCCGCCGTCGTGCTGAGCGGCGTCGCAGCGGCGGCAACCGTGGCGGGCGGCATCGCGCGCAGCGGGGAGTTCCTCAGCGGCAACGCCGCCTTCGCCCTCATCGGCTACGCGGCCGGTGTGCTGGTGGGGCTGATGGTGCACCGGATCGTCCGGGAGGGCGACGAACGGGCCGACCTGCTGGGCGCCGAGCTGGAGGACGCCCAGCAGCGGCTGGCCGAGGCGCACCGGCGTCAGGGCGCCGTCGAGGAGCGCGAGCGGCTCGCGCGGGAGATCCACGACACCCTGGCCCAGGGCTTCGCCTCCATCATCGTCCTCGCGGAGGCGGCCCGTTCGCACCTCGGTACGGATCCGGGCAGGACCGCCCAGCAGCTGCTGTCGATCGAGCAGACCGCCCGCGAGAACTTCGCGGAGGCACGGGTCCTGGTGGGCTCGGCACCGCAGAGCGGCCTGGCCCCCGGCTCGGTCGCCCTGACCCTGCGCCGGACCCTGGACCGGTTCGCCGAGGACACCGGCCTCACCGTCGACGCGGAACTGCCGGACGTCGACTGCGACCAGCAGACCCGGATCGCCCTGCTGCGCTGCACCCAGGAGTCCCTGGCCAACGTGCGCAAGCACGCGGCCGCCTCCACCGTGGGCGTCGTCCTCGGCCTGCACCCCCACGGCGTCGAGCTGGAGATCACCGACGACGGCTGCGGCTTCGTCGTCGAGGAGGCCGGCGGCTTCGGTCTCGACGGCATGCGCAAGCGCCTGGCCGAACTCGGCGGTGAGCTCACCGTCACCAGCTCCCCCGGGGACGGCACCCGCGTCCTCGCCCTGCTCCACGCGAACGGCCAGGTGTGA